A genomic stretch from Elusimicrobiota bacterium includes:
- a CDS encoding 4Fe-4S binding protein has product MLKVLWTRFKQGHRTMEYPAGPAPELPARFLGRPKVDPSRCKEGCAGCSSVCPTGALSGGKLDLGNCLFCGACAAACPEHAVEFTREYRMAARRREDLAVQGEAYALAEALEAKSRRLFGRSLKLRQVSAGGCNACEADVNVLGTIGWDLGRFGVQFVASPRHADGLLVTGPVSENMRAALLKTWAAVPSPKLVIAVGSCAIAGGPYRGQPEVHDGCGEFLPVDLFIPGCPPHPLTTLDGILRLLGRVG; this is encoded by the coding sequence ATGCTGAAAGTGCTTTGGACGAGATTCAAGCAGGGGCACCGGACCATGGAGTATCCGGCTGGTCCGGCGCCGGAGCTGCCGGCCCGCTTCTTGGGCCGGCCTAAGGTCGATCCTTCCCGTTGTAAAGAGGGCTGCGCGGGTTGTTCATCGGTCTGTCCTACGGGGGCGCTCTCCGGGGGGAAGCTGGACCTGGGGAATTGCCTATTCTGCGGAGCCTGCGCCGCGGCCTGCCCTGAGCATGCGGTGGAGTTCACGCGGGAATACCGCATGGCCGCCAGGCGGCGCGAGGACCTTGCGGTCCAGGGCGAGGCCTATGCGCTGGCCGAGGCTTTGGAGGCGAAGTCGCGCCGGCTCTTCGGTCGGAGTCTGAAGCTCCGGCAGGTGAGCGCGGGGGGCTGCAACGCCTGCGAGGCGGACGTGAACGTGCTGGGCACCATCGGCTGGGACTTGGGCCGCTTCGGGGTGCAGTTCGTGGCTTCGCCCAGGCACGCCGACGGCCTTCTGGTCACGGGCCCGGTGTCCGAGAACATGAGGGCGGCCTTGCTCAAGACCTGGGCGGCGGTGCCTTCGCCCAAGCTGGTCATCGCGGTGGGATCCTGCGCCATCGCGGGCGGGCCGTACCGCGGCCAGCCCGAGGTCCATGACGGCTGCGGGGAGTTCCTGCCGGTGGACCTCTTCATCCCGGGGTGCCCGCCGCATCCCCTGACCACGCTGGACGGGATCCTGCGCCTGCTGGGGCGGGTCGGCTAG
- a CDS encoding proton-conducting transporter membrane subunit — translation MIWALLGVPMAAGAAAFLIRPDRPRRLLLLAAALAHAALTAACWRLLPGPALGGYLELDAAGRLFLSLTSVLFLAAAAYAVGFLRSSGHSKEEEDEEGFLFDNAPEAVFTGCLLLFLGTMSLAALSQHFGLLWVGIEATTLVSAPLIHFHRQRRSLEATWKYLLICSVGIALALLGNFFLAVAARLHPDLLMTGRELAAHSAELDLPWLKAAFILFLVGYGTKMGLAPLHTWLPDAHSEAPSVVSALLSGALLNCAFLALLRVNAVLCAAGLADFTGGLFMGFGLLSMAVAAAFIIGQTDFKRMLAYSSVEHMGVLAFGVGLGAAAPAALLHAVNHSLTKGLLFLTAGNILAASRTKSVSEVRGLLRALPRSGVLWLVGFLAITGSPPFGPFVSELWILQGALARHRGGLAALYLALLAAVFVGMATIVLKMSHGEPCERLKDLPADDEDPWRFWPPAVLAAAVLVLGLWVPRPLLQAVKEAAAVLGAR, via the coding sequence ATGATCTGGGCATTGCTGGGCGTACCTATGGCGGCGGGCGCGGCGGCTTTCTTGATACGGCCGGACCGCCCCCGGCGCCTCCTGCTCCTGGCCGCGGCTCTGGCCCACGCGGCGCTGACCGCCGCGTGCTGGAGGCTGCTGCCGGGCCCCGCCTTGGGAGGTTATCTCGAGCTCGACGCGGCGGGGCGGCTTTTCCTGAGTTTGACCAGCGTTCTGTTCTTGGCCGCGGCCGCTTATGCGGTGGGGTTCCTGAGGTCGTCGGGCCACTCGAAAGAGGAAGAGGATGAAGAGGGCTTCCTTTTCGACAACGCGCCGGAAGCGGTGTTTACCGGCTGCCTCCTGCTGTTCTTGGGCACCATGAGCCTGGCCGCGCTCAGCCAGCATTTCGGCCTTCTCTGGGTGGGCATCGAGGCCACCACCTTGGTCAGCGCGCCGCTCATCCACTTCCACAGGCAGAGGCGCTCCCTGGAGGCCACCTGGAAGTACCTGCTCATATGCTCGGTGGGCATCGCCTTGGCCCTGCTGGGCAACTTCTTCCTGGCCGTGGCCGCGCGCCTTCACCCGGACCTGCTCATGACCGGCCGGGAGCTGGCCGCGCACTCCGCGGAGCTGGACTTGCCCTGGCTCAAGGCGGCGTTCATCCTCTTCTTGGTGGGCTACGGGACCAAGATGGGGCTGGCGCCGCTGCACACCTGGCTGCCGGACGCGCACAGCGAAGCGCCTTCCGTGGTCTCGGCTTTGCTCTCCGGGGCCTTGCTCAACTGCGCTTTCCTGGCCCTGCTGCGCGTCAACGCCGTGCTCTGCGCCGCGGGGCTGGCGGATTTCACCGGCGGCCTCTTCATGGGATTCGGGCTGCTTTCCATGGCCGTGGCCGCGGCCTTCATCATCGGGCAGACGGATTTCAAGCGCATGCTCGCCTACTCCAGCGTGGAGCACATGGGCGTGCTGGCCTTCGGCGTGGGCCTGGGCGCCGCGGCCCCGGCCGCGCTGCTCCACGCGGTCAACCACTCCCTGACCAAGGGCCTGTTGTTCTTGACCGCGGGCAACATCTTGGCCGCGAGCCGGACCAAATCGGTGAGCGAGGTCCGGGGCCTCCTGCGCGCCTTGCCGCGCTCCGGAGTCTTGTGGCTGGTGGGCTTCTTGGCCATCACCGGCTCCCCGCCTTTCGGGCCGTTCGTGAGCGAGCTTTGGATACTGCAAGGGGCCCTGGCCCGGCACCGGGGCGGCCTGGCGGCGCTTTATCTGGCGCTTCTGGCCGCGGTGTTCGTGGGCATGGCCACCATCGTGCTCAAGATGTCGCATGGGGAGCCTTGCGAGCGGCTCAAGGACCTGCCTGCCGATGACGAGGATCCCTGGCGCTTCTGGCCTCCGGCCGTCCTGGCCGCGGCCGTGCTGGTGCTGGGGCTCTGGGTGCCTCGACCGCTGCTCCAGGCCGTCAAGGAAGCCGCGGCCGTGCTGGGGGCGCGCTGA
- a CDS encoding NADH-quinone oxidoreductase subunit C, translating to MVRGLALRNGQAVPLAKVPILAAAEFRDAVLGAVGAGCRLSAFLGRRLASGGVGLLAVLADDAEGVLSLLGAEPAQSFPALTPVCPQAHLFEREIFEQHGVRPMGHPWLKPVRFPPGGTAACGTMDFYRVHGEEVHEVAVGPVHAGVIEPGHFRFQCAGEVVKHLEISLGYQHRGVERALLGGPDRRSMHLMETLAGDTTVGHGWAYCQAVEALGKAEAPPRALALRAVALELERVANHIGDLGALAADVGFLPTQSYCGRLRGDALNITAMLCGSRFGRSLLRPGGVAHDADAALAAEMSARLETFGEEAASAVDLLWDSPSVTGRFEETGAVSLEDCRRLGLVGPAARACGLNLDVRRDLPFGIYRYAMIPVSSWHAGDVFGRAQVRWLEVQRSLKFARELLGSLPGGPLRREVPQLRPEHVAVSLTEGWRGEVCHVAMTDAAGRFGAYKVVDPSFHNWFALALALRGQQISDFPLCNKSFDLSYCGFDL from the coding sequence ATGGTCCGCGGACTCGCCTTGCGCAACGGTCAAGCCGTCCCGCTTGCCAAGGTCCCGATTCTCGCCGCGGCGGAGTTCCGTGACGCTGTCCTGGGGGCCGTCGGCGCGGGCTGCCGCCTGAGCGCATTCCTCGGCCGGAGGCTGGCCTCCGGCGGGGTCGGTCTGCTCGCGGTTCTGGCCGACGACGCCGAAGGGGTCCTGTCCTTGCTGGGCGCGGAGCCGGCGCAGAGCTTTCCTGCGCTGACCCCGGTGTGTCCGCAGGCCCACCTTTTCGAAAGAGAGATCTTCGAGCAGCACGGAGTCAGGCCGATGGGGCATCCCTGGCTCAAGCCCGTGCGCTTCCCGCCGGGGGGCACGGCGGCCTGCGGGACGATGGATTTCTACCGGGTGCATGGGGAGGAGGTCCATGAAGTGGCGGTGGGGCCGGTGCATGCGGGGGTCATCGAGCCCGGGCATTTCCGCTTCCAATGCGCCGGCGAGGTGGTCAAGCACCTGGAGATCTCCTTGGGCTATCAGCACCGCGGCGTGGAGCGCGCGCTGCTGGGCGGACCGGACCGGCGCAGCATGCATCTGATGGAGACGCTCGCTGGAGACACCACGGTGGGCCACGGCTGGGCCTACTGCCAGGCGGTGGAGGCTCTGGGCAAGGCCGAGGCGCCGCCGCGGGCCCTGGCCTTGCGCGCCGTGGCGCTGGAACTGGAGCGCGTGGCCAACCACATCGGCGACCTGGGAGCCTTGGCCGCAGACGTGGGGTTCTTGCCCACACAGTCCTATTGCGGCCGCCTGCGCGGGGACGCTCTCAATATCACGGCCATGCTCTGCGGCAGCCGCTTCGGACGCAGCCTGCTGCGGCCGGGAGGCGTGGCCCACGATGCGGACGCGGCGCTGGCCGCGGAGATGTCGGCGCGCCTGGAGACGTTCGGGGAGGAGGCGGCCTCGGCCGTGGACCTGCTTTGGGACTCCCCTTCCGTGACCGGGCGCTTCGAGGAGACCGGCGCGGTCTCCTTGGAGGATTGCCGCAGGCTGGGACTGGTCGGGCCGGCGGCCCGAGCCTGCGGGCTCAATTTGGACGTGCGCCGCGACCTGCCCTTCGGGATCTATCGCTACGCCATGATCCCGGTGTCGAGCTGGCATGCGGGCGACGTGTTCGGCCGGGCCCAGGTGCGCTGGCTGGAGGTGCAGCGCTCGCTGAAGTTCGCGCGCGAGCTCCTGGGGTCTTTGCCCGGGGGGCCTTTGCGCCGCGAGGTCCCGCAGCTGCGGCCGGAGCATGTGGCGGTCTCCTTGACCGAGGGCTGGCGCGGCGAGGTCTGCCATGTGGCGATGACCGACGCGGCCGGGCGGTTCGGCGCCTACAAGGTCGTCGACCCTTCCTTCCACAACTGGTTCGCTCTGGCTTTGGCCTTGCGCGGGCAACAGATCTCGGATTTCCCTTTATGCAACAAGAGCTTCGACCTTTCTTACTGCGGTTTCGACCTTTGA
- a CDS encoding hydrogenase, with translation MTFWVESLVILVVLSNLRVLGASRLSACIQTVAFQGALLGLLPVLANLDALSTRLLLQAGASTFLKAAVFPWLLGRALRQAGLQREVEPFVGFTASLAAGILFLGAALWLGARLPQAGPEELRRLVPTALFTIFVGLFVIVSRRQAVTQVLGYLILENGIYAFGMAFAEHQPLLVELGILLDVFMGVFVMGITLFHIHREFDHLDTDRLTALKD, from the coding sequence ATGACTTTCTGGGTGGAGAGCCTCGTCATACTCGTGGTCCTCTCCAACCTGCGCGTGCTGGGCGCCAGCCGGCTTTCCGCCTGCATCCAGACCGTGGCCTTCCAGGGCGCCTTGCTGGGCCTGCTGCCCGTGCTGGCCAACCTCGACGCCCTGAGCACGCGCCTGCTCCTGCAGGCCGGGGCGAGCACCTTCCTCAAGGCCGCGGTGTTCCCGTGGCTGCTGGGCCGGGCTTTGCGCCAGGCCGGACTGCAGAGGGAGGTGGAGCCTTTCGTGGGGTTCACGGCGTCTCTCGCGGCCGGCATATTGTTCCTCGGAGCCGCCCTGTGGCTCGGCGCGCGCTTGCCCCAGGCCGGGCCGGAGGAGCTGCGGCGGCTGGTGCCCACGGCCCTGTTCACCATCTTCGTCGGGCTTTTCGTCATCGTGAGCCGGCGCCAGGCCGTGACCCAGGTCCTGGGCTACCTCATCCTCGAGAACGGCATCTACGCCTTCGGCATGGCCTTCGCCGAGCATCAGCCGCTGCTGGTCGAGCTGGGCATCCTTCTGGACGTGTTCATGGGGGTCTTCGTCATGGGCATCACCCTCTTCCATATCCACCGGGAGTTCGACCACCTCGACACCGACCGGCTGACGGCTTTGAAAGACTGA
- a CDS encoding NADH-quinone oxidoreductase subunit H, protein MRLSALHLPLALLCAPLLPGIINRVKAFFAGRTGPSVLQPYLDILKLMHKGAMYSRTTTWVFRAGPIVALASTTLALTLLPLGGLPALLAFPGDLVLFAYVLALGRFFTVAAALDTGSAFEGMGASREVWFAALSEPALLLGLAAMARQAGKLSLTSLYVGLEPAVLLEPGGPALLLVVAALLIIFLAENSRIPFDDPNTHLELTMIHEVMVLDHGGPDLGLIQYAAALKMWVLGALAAGLLLPVRTGLPWLDLLAGLCGLFVVALFTGVVESVMARLRLTRVSQLLAAAAAFSVLALMLVRSAP, encoded by the coding sequence ATGCGGCTGAGCGCCCTGCACCTGCCCTTGGCCCTGCTTTGCGCGCCCCTGCTGCCGGGGATCATCAATCGGGTCAAGGCTTTTTTTGCGGGGCGCACGGGACCGAGCGTGCTGCAGCCCTATCTCGACATCCTCAAGCTCATGCACAAAGGCGCGATGTACAGCCGCACCACGACCTGGGTGTTCCGCGCCGGCCCCATCGTCGCCTTGGCCTCCACGACGCTGGCGCTCACGCTCCTACCTCTGGGCGGTTTGCCCGCCTTGTTGGCCTTTCCGGGAGACCTCGTGCTCTTCGCTTATGTCCTGGCCCTGGGGCGCTTCTTCACGGTCGCGGCCGCCCTGGACACCGGCTCGGCCTTCGAGGGCATGGGCGCCAGCCGTGAAGTGTGGTTCGCGGCACTCTCCGAGCCCGCCTTGCTGTTGGGCCTGGCGGCCATGGCCAGGCAGGCGGGCAAGCTCTCGCTGACCAGCCTCTATGTGGGGCTGGAGCCCGCGGTCCTGCTGGAGCCTGGCGGGCCGGCCCTTCTGCTGGTCGTGGCCGCTCTGCTGATCATCTTCCTGGCGGAGAACTCGCGCATCCCCTTCGACGATCCGAACACGCATCTGGAGCTCACCATGATCCATGAGGTCATGGTCCTGGACCACGGCGGGCCCGACCTCGGCCTCATCCAATACGCCGCGGCCCTTAAGATGTGGGTGCTGGGAGCCCTGGCGGCCGGACTCCTGCTGCCCGTGCGCACGGGCCTGCCTTGGCTGGACCTGCTGGCCGGACTCTGCGGCCTGTTCGTGGTGGCGCTGTTCACCGGCGTGGTGGAGTCCGTGATGGCCCGCCTGCGCCTGACCCGGGTCTCCCAGCTCCTGGCCGCGGCCGCCGCCTTCTCGGTGCTGGCGCTGATGCTCGTGCGGAGCGCCCCATGA